In a single window of the Candidatus Thorarchaeota archaeon genome:
- the ppdK gene encoding pyruvate, phosphate dikinase yields RLNLPVPPGFTIPTKVCNYYFEIGGLPEEMKEQALEALEWVEDIMDAKFGDPDNPLLVSARSGARQSMPGMMDTVLNVGLTTETIPGMIKQTDNPRFVYDTYRRLITMYADVVMEMAEGIVPEEGQGIRVQLERLMRKRRIEKRYIDDTDFTAEDLKELCEDFKDRIKEVLGREFPDDPYEQLWGAIAAVFKSWNNPRSVSYRKIEGIPDHWGTACTVQSMVYGNMGPGSATGVAFTRNPATGANEFYGEVLFNAQGEDVVAGIRTPNPLNEESKNEQNRELESLESKMPEIYDELYEVRETLERHSRDMVDLEFTIQEGKLYIVQYRVGKRTATAALNMAMDMLEENLIDEETMVLRLKPEQLGQLLYPVIDPDAEEEAEPIAKGLPAGPGGASGHIVFTSDDAVEWAERGKDVILVREETSPEDVEGMRASVATLTARGGMTSHAALVTRGWGKCCIVGAAALQIDAIEKQMTIDGEVYEQGDVFTLNGTTGLVYEGELPMRDSTSNPRLIEFMESVDKYRILGVRANADNPEDAQQALEFGAEGIGLLRTEHMFYGEGSDEPLLLLRKMILSETKEARIEALEELKPYVRDSIKATLEVMEGKPVTIRLLDPPLHEFVPQSKIGQEKLANALGIDVSDVRRRADELRENNPMMGHRGVRLGITYPEIPEMQVSAIIEAVAELKNEGKEVSLEIMIPVIAGYSELQTMNNIVEEQYKAVLEELDVDIDVQLGTMIEIPRACMRGRDMAKVAEFFSFGTNDLTQMGFGFSRDDIDSFLPDYLENGILINDPFQSIDKRGIGGLMEIAIHRARQTRPNIKLGVCGEHAGDARSIGFFHEIGLDYISCSPYRLPIARLAAAQAAIREKRGEPQP; encoded by the coding sequence CTCGGCTGAACCTGCCTGTGCCACCAGGTTTTACGATACCGACTAAGGTTTGCAATTACTACTTCGAAATAGGTGGTCTTCCTGAGGAAATGAAAGAACAGGCTCTGGAGGCGCTAGAGTGGGTTGAGGATATCATGGATGCCAAATTTGGTGATCCGGACAACCCATTGCTTGTGTCTGCGCGTTCTGGTGCTCGACAATCAATGCCCGGAATGATGGATACTGTATTGAATGTGGGATTAACCACAGAGACCATTCCCGGAATGATTAAGCAAACCGATAACCCGCGTTTCGTTTACGATACGTATCGCCGATTGATTACTATGTACGCTGATGTTGTAATGGAAATGGCAGAGGGTATCGTTCCAGAAGAGGGACAAGGTATCCGTGTTCAGCTTGAGAGGCTGATGCGGAAGAGGAGAATCGAAAAGCGATACATCGACGATACTGATTTCACTGCTGAGGATTTGAAGGAACTATGCGAGGATTTCAAAGATCGAATCAAGGAAGTCCTAGGCAGAGAATTCCCTGACGATCCATATGAACAGCTGTGGGGTGCCATTGCTGCTGTGTTCAAGAGCTGGAACAATCCTCGTTCAGTATCATATAGGAAAATAGAAGGCATTCCTGATCACTGGGGTACTGCCTGCACAGTACAGAGTATGGTATACGGTAATATGGGTCCTGGATCAGCAACCGGCGTCGCATTTACCAGAAACCCTGCGACCGGAGCTAACGAATTCTATGGAGAAGTGCTTTTCAATGCTCAAGGGGAAGATGTTGTAGCTGGAATACGGACTCCTAATCCCCTCAATGAGGAAAGCAAGAATGAGCAGAATCGTGAGCTGGAAAGCCTTGAATCAAAAATGCCCGAGATTTACGATGAGCTTTATGAAGTCAGAGAGACTCTAGAGCGGCATAGTCGTGATATGGTGGACCTAGAGTTCACGATTCAGGAAGGCAAGCTGTACATTGTTCAGTACCGAGTTGGCAAGAGAACAGCGACCGCTGCCCTCAATATGGCTATGGATATGCTCGAGGAGAATCTTATTGATGAAGAAACGATGGTTTTACGTTTGAAACCGGAACAATTGGGCCAGCTTCTCTATCCTGTAATTGATCCTGATGCGGAGGAAGAAGCCGAACCGATAGCAAAAGGATTACCTGCGGGCCCAGGTGGTGCATCTGGTCATATTGTTTTCACTTCTGATGATGCAGTGGAATGGGCTGAACGGGGCAAAGACGTAATTCTTGTCCGAGAAGAGACCAGCCCTGAGGATGTTGAGGGTATGAGAGCCTCTGTTGCTACACTTACAGCACGTGGAGGAATGACCAGCCATGCGGCTCTTGTAACTCGAGGATGGGGCAAGTGCTGCATTGTAGGCGCAGCTGCACTTCAAATTGATGCTATTGAGAAACAGATGACAATCGATGGCGAGGTCTATGAACAGGGTGACGTATTTACTCTAAATGGTACAACCGGCCTTGTATACGAAGGCGAGCTTCCTATGAGGGATTCTACAAGCAACCCTCGGCTCATCGAGTTCATGGAGTCAGTGGACAAGTACCGAATTCTAGGCGTCCGTGCAAATGCTGACAATCCTGAAGATGCTCAACAAGCCCTAGAATTTGGTGCCGAAGGTATCGGCCTTCTAAGAACTGAGCATATGTTCTATGGTGAGGGATCTGATGAACCGCTCCTATTGTTGAGAAAGATGATCCTGAGCGAAACGAAAGAAGCTCGCATTGAAGCGCTTGAGGAGCTAAAACCCTACGTGAGGGACAGCATTAAAGCAACGCTTGAGGTAATGGAAGGAAAGCCTGTAACAATTCGATTGCTGGATCCTCCACTTCATGAATTCGTGCCTCAGAGCAAGATTGGTCAAGAGAAACTCGCTAATGCTCTTGGAATTGACGTATCAGATGTTCGCCGCAGAGCAGACGAGCTCCGTGAGAACAACCCCATGATGGGGCACCGTGGAGTGCGACTGGGGATTACCTATCCTGAGATTCCCGAGATGCAGGTAAGCGCTATTATTGAAGCAGTGGCTGAACTCAAGAACGAAGGCAAAGAGGTCTCGCTTGAAATAATGATTCCTGTGATTGCGGGCTACTCTGAGCTTCAGACTATGAACAACATCGTTGAGGAACAATACAAGGCAGTGCTTGAAGAGCTTGATGTTGATATTGATGTACAACTCGGTACTATGATTGAGATACCTCGTGCCTGTATGCGGGGAAGAGACATGGCTAAGGTCGCTGAGTTCTTCTCGTTTGGCACCAATGATCTGACCCAAATGGGCTTTGGTTTTAGCAGGGACGATATTGATTCGTTCCTACCTGATTATCTGGAAAATGGGATTCTCATCAACGACCCATTCCAGAGCATCGACAAGCGAGGTATAGGTGGCCTGATGGAAATTGCGATTCATCGGGCAAGGCAGACCCGGCCAAACATCAAATTGGGAGTTTGCGGTGAACACGCAGGAGATGCCCGTTCAATTGGCTTCTTCCATGAAATCGGTCTAGACTATATCTCCTGTTCTCCATATAGATTGCCCATCGCGAGATTGGCAGCTGCCCAAGCAGCCATTCGAGAGAAGCGAGGCGAGCCTCAGCCATAA